A portion of the Cyanobacteria bacterium GSL.Bin1 genome contains these proteins:
- a CDS encoding iron uptake porin, translating into MYRYPLLLLTLALPLMVKVSTAQAQPNSTLAPPVIPVTDLKDIETSHWAFSALQALQRQYQCVAGYPDQTFRGEQAVSRYEFAALLNHCIGQLEIKIRLEEQPIIQRLQTEFARELSILRGRVDGVTALVRELEITQFSTTTKLQGVVNLAVTHSAQSGEETGIVGQARSRLDFKTSFTGRDSLLTRLTAGNSITPNLANGTSELTQTQQWRGNTDNTLILSKLSYRFPLSENTRTLLTAKGGQHADYNTPAVNPFLEDDNAGTTTLSTFAQRNPILSLGGGTGVAISHYLHDLLHVGVGYYTSDAQDPETGFGNGSYSTGLRLKWKATDNLSFGVNYLHSYFQEGDFGFSDGLSEGETIVGTAVVNDILAQFPTVTNAYGMEVFWQANSKLAFGGRFGYTDVKALGEGDGEIWNYAVSIIFPDLGHTDNLGGIIVGAQPYLGYLENQSGIENQIPWHLEGFYKWQVSDQVTLTPGIIWHLNPNQNRREADILTSTMRMTVTF; encoded by the coding sequence ATGTACCGTTACCCTCTGCTTTTACTCACCCTCGCCCTTCCGTTAATGGTGAAGGTATCCACGGCGCAAGCTCAACCCAATTCCACTCTAGCGCCACCTGTGATACCTGTTACTGATTTAAAAGATATTGAGACGAGCCACTGGGCATTTTCTGCGTTACAAGCCTTGCAAAGACAATACCAATGTGTTGCCGGATATCCGGATCAAACTTTTCGCGGTGAGCAGGCGGTGAGTCGTTATGAATTTGCCGCTTTACTCAATCATTGTATTGGTCAATTGGAGATTAAGATTCGCTTAGAAGAACAACCGATTATCCAGCGACTACAAACAGAATTTGCACGAGAACTGTCGATTTTGCGAGGGCGAGTGGATGGTGTAACAGCGCTCGTGCGAGAGTTAGAAATTACTCAGTTTTCAACCACCACTAAATTACAGGGCGTGGTGAATTTAGCGGTTACCCATAGTGCTCAAAGTGGAGAAGAAACAGGCATTGTTGGGCAAGCGCGATCGCGCCTTGATTTTAAGACGAGCTTTACCGGTCGCGACTCACTCCTCACTCGTTTGACAGCTGGGAATAGCATCACTCCTAATTTAGCCAATGGGACCAGTGAACTAACTCAAACCCAGCAATGGCGTGGTAACACAGATAACACGCTAATTCTGAGTAAGCTCAGTTATCGCTTCCCACTGAGTGAGAATACGCGTACCTTGTTAACGGCAAAAGGGGGACAGCATGCAGATTATAATACCCCTGCAGTTAATCCCTTTTTGGAAGATGATAACGCTGGAACCACAACCCTTTCGACCTTTGCTCAACGCAACCCCATTCTGAGTTTAGGCGGTGGAACTGGCGTTGCGATTTCTCATTATCTCCATGATCTCCTGCACGTAGGAGTAGGATACTATACTTCAGATGCACAGGATCCAGAAACCGGCTTCGGGAATGGTTCTTATAGTACAGGGCTGCGTTTAAAGTGGAAGGCGACCGACAATCTTTCTTTTGGCGTGAATTATCTCCATAGCTATTTTCAAGAAGGAGACTTTGGTTTTAGCGATGGACTTTCTGAAGGAGAGACGATTGTGGGGACCGCAGTCGTGAATGATATTCTAGCCCAATTTCCCACAGTGACTAATGCCTACGGGATGGAAGTGTTTTGGCAAGCTAATTCTAAACTCGCCTTTGGGGGTCGCTTTGGCTACACAGATGTGAAGGCGCTAGGTGAAGGTGACGGAGAAATTTGGAATTATGCGGTTTCAATCATTTTTCCAGACTTGGGTCATACAGATAATTTAGGGGGAATTATTGTCGGTGCTCAACCCTATCTGGGTTATTTAGAAAACCAATCTGGCATAGAAAATCAGATTCCTTGGCATTTAGAAGGTTTTTACAAGTGGCAAGTGAGTGACCAGGTTACGCTTACCCCAGGAATTATTTGGCATCTCAATCCGAATCAAAATCGAAGAGAAGCTGATATTCTGACTAGTACGATGAGGATGA